From Polyodon spathula isolate WHYD16114869_AA chromosome 24, ASM1765450v1, whole genome shotgun sequence, one genomic window encodes:
- the ino80e gene encoding INO80 complex subunit E: MNGQPEIEADYKKKYKNLKRKLKFLVYEQECFQEELRRAQRKLLKVSRDKSFLLDRLLQYEHVDDDSSDSDATASSENSDGEAQRATENVGVKKRKSSPHLPGTPSPSSNTLSLLPRGGYNPLQTGTSAPYLNTLPFPPEYLAPPADRDRKEKKSKSNKHKKQQTPKVVVPPSPASSAPSFPVAASAMPPQPFSSVPRQMLSGDAPEEESEGESEREEERGEGEEAELVIDIPNE, translated from the exons atgaACGGGCAGCCGGAAATCGAGGCAGACTAcaagaagaaatacaaaaacctgaaaagaaaattaaagttCCTGGTTTAC GAGCAGGAATGTTTTCAAGAAGAGCTAAGAAGAGCTCAGAGAAAACTTCTCAAAGTTTCCCGTGATAAAAG TTTTCTGCTTGACAGGCTGTTGCAGTATGAACATGTCGATGACGATTCTTCAG ATTCTGACGCAACGGCATCTTCGGAAAACAGCGATGGAGAGGCCCAGAGAGCAACCGAAAATGTCGGCGTGAAAAA ACGCAAAAGCAGCCCTCACCTGCCTGGCACCCCGTCTCCCTCCTCCAACACTCTCTCTCTGCTGCCAAGAGGAGGCTACAATCCTCTACAGACTGGGACCAGCGCCCCCTACCTCAATACT CTGCCCTTCCCCCCTGAGTATCTAGCGCCCCCTGCTGACAGGGACAGGAAggagaaaaaaagtaaaagcaacAAGCACAAGAAGCAACAAACACCCAAG GTGGTGGTCCCCCCTTCTCCAGCTTCGTCAGCCCCCTCCTTCCCGGTGGCAGCTTCTGCCATGCCCCCCCAGCCATTCAGCTCTGTACCCAGGCAGATGCTGAGCGGAGATGCCCCAGAAgaagagagcgagggagagagtgagagggaggaggagaggggagagggggaggaggcaGAACTGGTCATTGACATCCCAAACGAGTGA